From Leifsonia sp. fls2-241-R2A-40a, one genomic window encodes:
- a CDS encoding LacI family DNA-binding transcriptional regulator produces MASEPVTPKAPTLGDVARLAGVSLATASKALNGKAEVAQRTRGRVFAAAEKVGFTPNAVAQSLIAGRTGTVGLITGDLEGRFSIPILMGAEDAFGAGSASIFLCDARGDAIREQHHIRALLSRRIDGLIVVGETTNPRAPLPNDLPVPVVYAYAPSSDPADISVASDNVGGGRLAAEHLIECGRRRIAYISGEISYSAARDRVAGASQALADAGLELLGGEAMYGAWSEHWGRGGARAVLARYPDVDGFLCGSDQIARGVIDALREEGRDIPADISVMGHDNWEPLATQSRPPLSTIDMNLKELGRVAAQLLFRAIDGDAAPGVHEVPCRLVTRESTALTE; encoded by the coding sequence ATGGCCAGCGAACCCGTCACACCCAAGGCGCCCACCCTCGGCGACGTGGCAAGACTCGCGGGCGTCTCCCTGGCGACGGCCTCGAAAGCGCTCAACGGCAAGGCCGAGGTTGCGCAGCGGACGCGGGGGCGGGTGTTCGCCGCCGCCGAGAAGGTCGGTTTCACGCCCAACGCCGTCGCCCAGAGCCTCATCGCCGGGCGGACAGGGACGGTCGGGCTGATCACCGGCGACCTCGAGGGCCGGTTCTCGATCCCGATCCTGATGGGGGCCGAGGATGCGTTCGGCGCCGGCAGCGCGTCCATCTTCCTGTGCGACGCCCGGGGCGACGCGATCCGCGAGCAGCACCACATCCGCGCCCTGCTGTCACGCCGCATCGACGGCCTGATCGTCGTCGGCGAGACCACCAACCCGCGGGCTCCCCTGCCGAACGACCTGCCCGTCCCGGTCGTCTACGCCTACGCGCCCTCCTCCGACCCCGCCGACATCTCCGTCGCCAGCGACAACGTCGGCGGAGGACGGCTGGCCGCCGAACACCTCATCGAGTGCGGTCGCCGACGCATCGCCTACATCTCTGGCGAGATCAGCTACAGCGCGGCGCGTGACCGGGTCGCCGGTGCGAGCCAGGCGCTGGCCGACGCGGGCCTCGAGCTCCTGGGCGGTGAGGCGATGTACGGGGCCTGGAGCGAGCACTGGGGCCGGGGAGGAGCGCGCGCCGTCCTGGCCCGCTACCCCGACGTGGACGGGTTCCTCTGCGGATCCGACCAGATCGCGCGCGGCGTCATCGATGCTCTGCGCGAGGAGGGCCGTGACATCCCGGCCGACATCTCGGTCATGGGGCACGACAATTGGGAGCCGCTGGCGACCCAGTCGCGGCCGCCGCTGTCGACCATCGACATGAACCTCAAAGAGCTCGGCCGTGTGGCCGCCCAGCTGCTGTTCCGCGCGATCGACGGAGACGCCGCTCCCGGCGTGCACGAGGTGCCGTGCCGCCTGGTCACGCGCGAGTCGACGGCTCTGACCGAGTGA
- a CDS encoding helix-turn-helix transcriptional regulator produces the protein MDNRAEVREFLMSRRARLSPELAGLAAGSGRRVSGLRRSEVATLAGVSVEYYAKLERGAIAGASASVLDAVSQALQLDEAERAHLLDLARAADGIPTSGRARRRPTRSPAARPSLHWMLDAVTDGIAVVRNAQSDVLAFNPLARAFYAPMIGDGGRTPNFARFQFLDPASRDFYPDWDLFADMCVANLRAEAGRDPHNPAMQELVGELSTRSETFRQLWGAHNVRTHGAGVKRFHHPVVGDLTLAFEELAITADPGHAVLVYTAEPGSESAQRLRLLASWAADASFTRSEPSTRA, from the coding sequence ATGGACAACCGAGCAGAGGTCCGCGAGTTCCTCATGAGCCGCCGTGCCCGGCTGAGCCCCGAGCTGGCCGGCCTCGCAGCGGGCTCCGGCCGCCGCGTGAGCGGGCTGCGCCGCTCCGAGGTCGCCACACTGGCGGGGGTGAGCGTCGAGTACTACGCGAAGCTGGAGCGCGGCGCGATCGCAGGCGCGTCCGCCTCCGTCCTCGACGCCGTCTCGCAGGCGCTGCAGCTGGATGAGGCCGAGCGCGCACACCTGCTGGACCTCGCCCGGGCAGCGGACGGCATCCCGACCTCCGGTCGCGCGCGGCGGCGGCCGACGCGCAGCCCAGCAGCCCGCCCGAGCCTCCATTGGATGCTGGACGCGGTCACCGACGGGATAGCCGTCGTGCGCAACGCGCAGTCGGACGTCCTCGCCTTCAACCCGCTGGCCCGCGCCTTCTACGCCCCGATGATCGGCGACGGCGGCCGAACGCCGAACTTCGCCCGCTTCCAGTTCCTCGACCCGGCGTCGCGCGACTTCTATCCGGACTGGGACCTCTTCGCTGACATGTGCGTCGCCAACCTGCGGGCCGAGGCGGGACGCGACCCGCACAACCCGGCGATGCAGGAGCTCGTGGGCGAGCTCTCCACGCGAAGCGAGACGTTCCGTCAGCTGTGGGGAGCCCACAACGTCCGGACCCACGGCGCGGGCGTCAAGCGTTTCCATCATCCCGTCGTCGGCGACCTCACCCTCGCCTTCGAGGAGCTCGCTATCACCGCTGACCCGGGTCACGCCGTCCTGGTGTACACGGCCGAACCGGGGTCGGAGTCGGCTCAGCGGCTGCGCCTGCTCGCCTCCTGGGCGGCAGACGCCTCCTTCACTCGGTCAGAGCCGTCGACTCGCGCGTGA
- a CDS encoding zinc-dependent alcohol dehydrogenase family protein, whose amino-acid sequence MRGVVMYAPRDVRVEERADPTIQEPTDAIIRVEAACICGSDLWPYRGTDPVDGPTPMGHEYVGVVEQVGDAVTNVAVGDFVVGSFFASDNTCEICAAGYQSRCIHAVPMGSLGTQAEKLRVPLAHGTLVATPSAPTPDQVRGLLAASDVLGTGWFAAVAAEAGPGKTVAVVGDGAVGLLGVLAAHQLGAERIIAMSRHADRQALARRFGATDIVEERGDAGVERIKELTGGLGAHSVIEAVGTQESMMQAIRATRPGGHVGYVGVSHDVELPGLELFFSGVHLHGGPAPVRRFLPELIALIMDGEIDPGAVFDLTLPLEDAAEGYKAMDERRATKVLLTL is encoded by the coding sequence ATGCGTGGAGTAGTGATGTACGCACCCCGGGACGTGCGCGTCGAGGAACGCGCCGACCCGACCATCCAGGAGCCGACGGACGCCATCATCCGGGTCGAGGCCGCCTGCATCTGCGGCTCGGACCTGTGGCCCTACCGCGGCACGGACCCGGTGGACGGCCCGACCCCCATGGGCCACGAATACGTCGGCGTCGTGGAGCAGGTCGGCGACGCGGTGACGAACGTGGCCGTGGGCGATTTCGTCGTGGGGTCGTTCTTCGCGTCCGACAACACGTGCGAGATCTGCGCGGCCGGCTACCAGTCGCGCTGCATCCACGCGGTGCCGATGGGATCCCTCGGCACGCAGGCCGAGAAGCTGCGGGTGCCGCTGGCCCACGGAACCCTCGTGGCCACCCCGAGCGCGCCCACTCCGGATCAGGTCCGCGGTCTGCTGGCCGCCTCCGACGTGCTCGGCACCGGCTGGTTCGCCGCCGTCGCCGCCGAAGCGGGCCCGGGCAAGACGGTCGCGGTCGTCGGCGACGGGGCGGTCGGACTCCTCGGCGTCCTCGCCGCACACCAGCTCGGCGCTGAACGCATCATCGCCATGAGCCGTCACGCCGACCGGCAGGCGCTCGCCCGTCGCTTCGGCGCCACCGACATCGTCGAGGAGCGCGGCGACGCGGGCGTGGAGAGGATCAAGGAACTCACCGGAGGACTCGGCGCCCACTCCGTCATCGAAGCCGTCGGCACGCAGGAGTCGATGATGCAGGCCATCCGTGCGACCCGGCCGGGCGGACACGTCGGATACGTCGGCGTCTCGCACGACGTCGAGCTGCCCGGACTCGAACTGTTCTTCTCCGGCGTCCACCTGCACGGCGGACCTGCTCCCGTTCGCCGGTTCCTCCCGGAGCTGATCGCGCTCATCATGGACGGCGAGATCGACCCCGGCGCGGTCTTCGACCTGACACTCCCGCTGGAGGATGCGGCCGAAGGCTACAAGGCCATGGACGAGCGCCGAGCCACCAAGGTCCTCCTGACCCTGTGA
- a CDS encoding cupin domain-containing protein translates to MNIEPRIPTVKNPPEQFAGDVWVDPIAGPHEGDQRMTVALVRFAPGARTAWHSHARGQYLRVTAGVARFGDRDGNVIEVHPGETLYTPPGQDHWHAAAPGCFMEHIAMLESADDAADTTDWKEHITDDEYEGRTA, encoded by the coding sequence ATGAACATCGAGCCCCGCATCCCCACCGTCAAGAACCCGCCGGAGCAGTTCGCCGGCGACGTCTGGGTCGACCCGATCGCCGGGCCGCACGAGGGCGACCAGCGGATGACCGTCGCGCTCGTCCGGTTCGCGCCGGGTGCGCGCACCGCGTGGCACAGCCACGCGCGCGGACAGTACCTCCGCGTGACGGCCGGCGTCGCACGCTTCGGCGACCGCGACGGCAACGTCATCGAGGTCCATCCGGGCGAGACCCTGTACACGCCGCCTGGTCAGGACCACTGGCATGCGGCCGCGCCCGGGTGCTTCATGGAGCACATCGCGATGCTGGAGTCGGCGGACGACGCAGCCGACACGACCGACTGGAAAGAGCACATCACGGACGACGAGTACGAAGGGCGCACGGCATGA
- a CDS encoding carboxymuconolactone decarboxylase family protein yields the protein MSDETTGWTGGQRAFGDFAPGLVHYTDRVLFDEVWERPELSKRDRSLVTVAALLTGGNVEQLRFHLAFARDNGATEAELIEAITHLAFYAGWPKAMSAMAVAKEVFATD from the coding sequence ATGAGCGACGAGACCACCGGATGGACGGGAGGACAGCGCGCGTTCGGCGACTTCGCGCCGGGACTGGTCCACTACACCGATCGCGTGCTCTTCGACGAGGTGTGGGAGCGCCCCGAACTCTCGAAGCGGGACCGCAGCCTCGTGACCGTCGCCGCGCTGCTGACGGGCGGGAACGTCGAGCAGCTCCGGTTCCACCTCGCGTTCGCCCGGGACAACGGGGCGACGGAAGCGGAACTCATCGAGGCGATCACACACCTCGCGTTCTACGCGGGATGGCCGAAGGCCATGTCGGCGATGGCGGTCGCGAAGGAGGTCTTCGCGACGGACTGA
- a CDS encoding NADP-dependent oxidoreductase produces MKAITVRDAAAGADGMTIDERPLPHASENDVIVRVHAAGFTPGELSWPATWTDRAGRDRTPTVPGHELAGVVTELGYGTTGLTVGQRVFGLADWTRDGTLAEYVAVEARNLAPLPADVDFVTGASLPISGLTAWQGLFLHGGLQAGQTVLVTGVAGGVGSVVVQLARAAGARVIGTGRAGHRKRAEEAGAHAFADIDRGELDAVGDVDLVFDVLGGEPGARAAALVRPGGTLISIAAPPESERVGIRSVFFVVEPSRTELVDLAARVLGGTLRTFVGDVVTLDEAATAFRAGASKGGGKTIVRVVAD; encoded by the coding sequence ATGAAAGCGATCACGGTGAGGGATGCCGCGGCCGGAGCGGACGGTATGACGATCGACGAGCGCCCGCTTCCGCATGCGTCGGAGAACGATGTGATCGTGCGGGTGCACGCGGCCGGGTTCACGCCGGGCGAGCTGTCGTGGCCGGCGACCTGGACCGACAGGGCCGGCCGCGACCGCACTCCCACGGTTCCCGGCCATGAACTCGCCGGAGTCGTGACCGAGCTGGGCTACGGGACGACCGGACTGACGGTCGGCCAGCGCGTGTTCGGTCTGGCCGACTGGACGCGCGACGGCACGCTCGCCGAGTATGTCGCGGTCGAGGCCCGCAACCTGGCGCCGCTTCCCGCCGACGTCGACTTCGTGACCGGCGCGAGCCTCCCGATCTCGGGCCTCACCGCGTGGCAGGGACTGTTCCTGCACGGCGGCCTGCAGGCCGGGCAGACCGTCCTCGTGACCGGCGTGGCCGGCGGTGTGGGTTCCGTGGTGGTGCAGCTGGCGCGGGCTGCGGGCGCTCGGGTGATCGGCACGGGCCGCGCCGGTCACCGGAAGCGGGCCGAGGAGGCCGGCGCGCACGCCTTCGCCGACATCGATCGGGGCGAATTGGATGCGGTCGGCGACGTCGACCTCGTGTTCGACGTGCTCGGCGGGGAACCCGGCGCGCGAGCCGCTGCCCTCGTGCGTCCCGGTGGGACTCTCATCTCGATCGCCGCACCGCCGGAGTCCGAGCGCGTCGGCATCCGGTCGGTGTTCTTCGTGGTCGAGCCGAGCCGCACAGAACTCGTCGACCTGGCGGCGCGCGTCCTGGGCGGCACGCTCCGCACATTCGTCGGAGACGTCGTCACGCTGGACGAGGCGGCGACCGCGTTCCGGGCGGGCGCGTCGAAGGGCGGCGGCAAGACCATCGTGAGGGTTGTGGCGGACTAG
- the mmsB gene encoding multiple monosaccharide ABC transporter permease, which yields MKPLTKALNYLTGQLRQIGLFITLIAIVVFFQVATGGITLAPINVSNLIVQNSYILILAIGMVMVIIAGHIDLSVGSVVAFIGAMAGVFISQWHLPWPLAIVFCLVLGALVGAWQGFWIAYFGIPAFIVTLAGMLAFRGAAQIALGNQQISFFPKEFRAIGSGFLPAFGTTGYEPLTMILGLLASIAILASSLRQRAVRRKYDLEDEPLWWFIVKLVFLILLVLVMTVLLASYNGTPIVLIILAVLVVGYSAIMNRSVFGRHIYAIGGNLAAAALSGVKTKRVTFLLFVNMGVLSAVAGLVFTAGLNLASPSAGTSFELDAISAVFIGGAAVTGGIGTVTGAIIGGLIIGVLNNGMSILGIDSDYQLLIKGLVLLAAVAFDVYNKRRSVGQ from the coding sequence ATGAAACCGCTTACCAAGGCCCTCAACTACCTGACCGGGCAGCTGCGTCAGATCGGCCTGTTCATCACCCTGATCGCTATCGTCGTCTTCTTTCAGGTGGCGACGGGCGGCATCACCCTGGCGCCGATCAACGTGTCGAACCTGATCGTGCAGAACAGCTACATCCTGATCCTCGCGATCGGCATGGTGATGGTGATCATCGCCGGGCACATCGACCTGTCGGTCGGAAGTGTGGTGGCGTTCATCGGCGCCATGGCCGGCGTGTTCATCTCGCAATGGCATCTGCCGTGGCCGCTCGCGATCGTGTTCTGCCTGGTGCTCGGCGCCCTGGTGGGAGCGTGGCAGGGGTTCTGGATCGCGTACTTCGGCATCCCGGCGTTCATCGTCACGCTGGCGGGCATGCTGGCGTTCCGCGGCGCGGCGCAGATCGCACTGGGCAACCAGCAGATCTCGTTCTTCCCGAAGGAGTTCCGCGCCATCGGATCCGGCTTCCTGCCCGCATTCGGGACGACCGGTTACGAGCCGCTCACGATGATCCTGGGTCTGCTGGCGAGCATCGCCATCCTGGCGTCGTCGCTCCGCCAGCGTGCGGTGCGCCGCAAGTACGACCTCGAGGACGAGCCGCTCTGGTGGTTCATCGTCAAGCTGGTGTTCCTCATCCTGCTGGTGCTGGTGATGACCGTCCTGCTCGCCAGCTACAACGGCACCCCGATCGTCCTGATCATCCTGGCGGTGCTGGTGGTCGGCTACTCGGCGATCATGAACCGCTCGGTGTTCGGCCGTCACATCTACGCGATCGGCGGCAACCTGGCTGCCGCGGCGCTGTCGGGCGTGAAGACGAAGCGCGTCACGTTCCTGCTGTTCGTGAACATGGGTGTGCTGTCCGCTGTGGCCGGTCTGGTGTTCACCGCGGGCCTGAACCTGGCGAGTCCGAGCGCCGGGACGAGCTTCGAACTGGACGCGATCTCGGCCGTCTTCATCGGTGGAGCAGCGGTGACGGGAGGCATCGGCACGGTCACCGGCGCGATCATCGGTGGTCTCATCATCGGTGTGCTCAACAACGGCATGTCCATCCTCGGCATCGACAGCGACTACCAGCTCCTCATCAAGGGCCTGGTGCTGCTCGCAGCGGTCGCGTTCGACGTGTACAACAAGCGCCGGTCGGTGGGCCAGTAA
- the mmsA gene encoding multiple monosaccharide ABC transporter ATP-binding protein, with the protein MANTILEMRNISKSFPGVKALQDVSISIEEGSVHAICGENGAGKSTLMKVLSGVYPHGTFEGEIVMNGEPVEFRSINDSEAAGIVIIHQELALSPYLSIAENIYLGNERQKRGFIDWNETNLEAAKLLARVGLHDNPITKIKDIGVGKQQLVEIAKALSKEVKILILDEPTAALNDDDSAHLLDLIRQLQSHGITSIIISHKLNEIKAIADRVTIIRDGRTIETLEMGNAGTSEERIIKGMVGRDVASRFPDHVPHIGEELLRVEDWTVHHPLDRTRTVVDNVSFHVRAGEIVGIAGLMGAGRTELAMSIFGKSYGVGISGRVYKRGEQISVNTVSKAIANGIAYSTEDRKHFGLNLIDNIQRNISIAALDKLANWFRFINEQRESLVAEQYRKSMNIKTPNVLTLTGKLSGGNQQKVVLSKWMYSDPEVLILDEPTRGIDVGAKYEIYTIIDRLADQGKGIVVISSELPELLGICDRIYTLSEGRITADVPREKATAEYLMQFMTQEREKNTA; encoded by the coding sequence ATGGCCAACACGATTCTCGAGATGCGGAACATCTCGAAATCCTTCCCCGGCGTGAAGGCGCTGCAGGACGTCTCGATCAGCATCGAGGAAGGATCCGTCCACGCGATCTGCGGCGAGAACGGCGCGGGCAAATCCACGCTGATGAAGGTGCTGTCGGGCGTCTACCCGCACGGCACCTTCGAGGGCGAGATCGTCATGAACGGCGAACCCGTCGAGTTCCGGTCGATCAACGACTCGGAGGCGGCGGGCATCGTCATCATCCACCAGGAGCTGGCGCTATCGCCGTACCTGTCGATCGCCGAGAACATCTACCTCGGCAACGAGCGCCAGAAGCGCGGCTTCATCGACTGGAACGAGACCAACCTCGAGGCGGCGAAGCTGCTCGCCCGGGTGGGGCTCCACGACAATCCGATCACCAAGATCAAGGACATCGGCGTCGGCAAGCAGCAGCTGGTGGAGATCGCCAAGGCATTGTCCAAAGAGGTCAAGATCCTCATCCTCGACGAGCCCACCGCGGCGCTCAACGACGACGACTCGGCGCACCTGCTCGACCTGATCCGCCAGCTGCAGTCGCACGGCATCACGTCGATCATCATCAGCCACAAGCTGAACGAGATCAAAGCGATCGCCGACCGGGTGACCATCATCCGCGACGGCCGCACGATCGAGACGCTGGAGATGGGCAACGCGGGCACCAGCGAGGAGCGCATCATCAAGGGGATGGTGGGCCGGGATGTCGCCAGCCGCTTCCCCGACCACGTGCCCCACATCGGCGAGGAGCTGCTCCGGGTCGAGGACTGGACCGTCCACCACCCGCTCGACCGCACCCGCACGGTCGTCGACAACGTGAGCTTCCACGTCCGCGCCGGCGAGATCGTCGGCATCGCGGGCCTCATGGGCGCCGGACGCACCGAACTCGCGATGAGCATCTTCGGCAAGAGCTACGGCGTCGGGATCAGCGGCCGCGTCTACAAGCGCGGCGAGCAGATCTCCGTCAACACGGTGTCGAAGGCCATCGCGAACGGCATCGCCTACTCGACGGAGGACCGCAAGCACTTCGGCCTCAACCTGATCGACAACATCCAGCGCAACATCTCCATCGCGGCGCTCGACAAGCTGGCGAACTGGTTCCGCTTCATCAACGAGCAGCGGGAGTCGCTGGTCGCGGAGCAATACCGCAAGAGCATGAACATCAAGACGCCGAACGTCCTGACGCTCACCGGCAAGCTCTCCGGCGGCAACCAGCAGAAGGTCGTGCTGTCGAAGTGGATGTACTCCGACCCGGAGGTGCTGATCCTCGACGAGCCCACCCGCGGCATCGACGTCGGCGCCAAGTACGAGATCTACACGATCATCGACCGGCTGGCCGACCAGGGCAAAGGCATCGTCGTCATCTCTTCCGAGCTGCCCGAGCTGCTCGGGATCTGCGACCGCATCTACACCCTCAGCGAGGGCCGGATCACCGCCGATGTGCCGCGCGAGAAGGCCACCGCCGAATACCTCATGCAATTCATGACCCAGGAACGCGAGAAGAACACCGCATGA
- the chvE gene encoding multiple monosaccharide ABC transporter substrate-binding protein gives MKFRKVALAAAALGVAVALAACSGGGRGGGTGSSTDNKGALVGVAMPTKVSERWIADGNAVKSDLQKNGYKVDLEYANNDIPTQVQQVNTMITKGAKVLIIASIDGGSLTDQLDAAAKAGIKVISYDRLLTGDKNVDYYVSFDNYKVGVYQANSLLTGLGVLDADGKKTGQKGPFNIEVFAGSPDDNNATFFYNGAMDTLKPYIADGTLVVKSGQTNFNQVAILRWDPATAKARMQDLVAKSYSTGADVQGVLSPYDGLSDGILSALEGAGYGSGGKKLPIITGQDAEVASVKQIIAGTQYSTIYKDTRQLANEAAKMANDVLSGKKPEVNDTKSYDNKVKVVPSYLFQPVVVTKDNYQKVLVDSGYYKESDLK, from the coding sequence GTGAAGTTCAGGAAAGTCGCACTGGCCGCCGCCGCACTCGGCGTCGCGGTCGCACTCGCCGCCTGCTCGGGAGGGGGCCGCGGTGGCGGCACCGGCTCGAGCACGGACAACAAGGGCGCGCTCGTCGGCGTCGCGATGCCGACCAAGGTGTCGGAGCGGTGGATCGCCGACGGCAACGCCGTCAAGTCCGACCTGCAGAAGAACGGCTACAAGGTCGATCTCGAATACGCCAACAACGACATCCCGACGCAGGTACAGCAGGTGAACACGATGATCACCAAGGGCGCAAAGGTCCTGATCATCGCGTCCATCGACGGCGGATCGCTCACCGACCAGCTGGATGCGGCAGCGAAGGCCGGCATCAAGGTCATCTCGTACGACCGCCTCCTCACCGGCGACAAGAACGTCGACTACTACGTCTCGTTCGACAACTACAAGGTCGGCGTCTACCAGGCGAACTCGCTGCTGACCGGCCTGGGCGTGCTCGACGCCGACGGCAAGAAGACCGGCCAGAAGGGCCCCTTCAACATCGAGGTGTTCGCCGGCAGCCCGGACGACAACAACGCCACGTTCTTCTACAACGGCGCGATGGACACGCTGAAGCCGTACATCGCGGACGGGACCCTCGTGGTCAAGAGCGGCCAGACGAACTTCAACCAGGTGGCCATCCTGCGCTGGGACCCGGCGACCGCCAAGGCCCGCATGCAGGACCTCGTCGCGAAGTCGTACTCGACCGGCGCGGACGTCCAGGGCGTGCTCTCCCCGTACGACGGCCTCTCGGACGGCATCCTCAGCGCGCTCGAGGGCGCGGGCTACGGCTCCGGCGGCAAGAAGCTCCCGATCATCACCGGTCAGGACGCCGAGGTCGCCAGCGTGAAGCAGATCATCGCCGGCACGCAGTACTCGACCATCTACAAGGACACCCGTCAGCTTGCGAACGAGGCCGCGAAGATGGCCAACGACGTGCTGTCGGGCAAGAAGCCCGAGGTCAACGACACGAAGAGCTACGACAACAAGGTCAAGGTGGTCCCGAGCTACCTCTTCCAGCCCGTCGTCGTGACCAAGGACAACTACCAGAAGGTCCTGGTCGACAGCGGCTACTACAAGGAATCCGACCTCAAGTAG
- a CDS encoding LacI family DNA-binding transcriptional regulator, producing MDKPADEQRALSIRDIARLAGVSRQTVSRVLNGERYIKPSTEAQVRAVIEEHAWRPNSAARALATARSKTIGLLVSARSHYGPFSAATAIDEAARARGYAILSATVAREDDATISEALDAFAAQGVEGVVVIAPQQRAHEALQRVAIRVPFVSMHWKDDSDGRVAAFDQEAGARLATRHLIELGHTRIRHLAGPQDWNEAEDRMNGFLAELNDHDLPVTAPLLGDWTADLGYEVGMKLFDHPDFTAVFASNDQMALGLIHAAADCGLSVPGDLSIVGFDDIPEAKHFSPPLTTIRQDFAWLGAHAIDVLVSQIEGDEPSGSTDYPVPELVVRASTAPPRAQA from the coding sequence ATGGACAAGCCCGCCGACGAGCAGCGCGCCCTCTCCATCCGGGACATCGCCCGGCTGGCCGGAGTGTCGCGCCAGACGGTGTCCCGCGTGCTCAACGGCGAGCGCTACATCAAGCCGTCGACCGAGGCGCAGGTGCGCGCCGTCATCGAGGAGCATGCCTGGCGCCCCAACAGCGCCGCCCGCGCCTTGGCGACCGCGCGGTCGAAGACGATCGGGCTGCTGGTGTCGGCCCGCTCGCACTACGGCCCGTTCTCGGCGGCGACGGCGATCGACGAGGCCGCCAGGGCGCGCGGGTACGCCATCCTGTCGGCCACCGTGGCGCGGGAGGACGACGCCACGATCTCCGAGGCGCTCGACGCCTTCGCCGCGCAGGGCGTCGAGGGCGTGGTGGTCATCGCGCCGCAGCAACGCGCACATGAAGCGCTGCAGCGGGTCGCCATCCGCGTGCCGTTCGTCAGCATGCACTGGAAGGACGACAGCGACGGTCGGGTGGCGGCCTTCGACCAGGAGGCGGGCGCGCGCCTGGCGACCCGGCACCTGATCGAACTCGGCCACACCCGCATCCGCCATCTCGCCGGGCCCCAGGACTGGAACGAGGCGGAGGACCGGATGAACGGCTTCCTCGCCGAACTCAACGATCACGATCTCCCCGTGACTGCGCCGCTGCTCGGCGACTGGACCGCGGACCTCGGGTACGAGGTCGGGATGAAGCTGTTCGACCATCCCGACTTCACTGCGGTGTTCGCCTCCAACGACCAGATGGCGCTCGGACTCATCCACGCGGCCGCCGACTGCGGCCTGTCCGTGCCGGGCGACCTGAGCATTGTGGGGTTCGACGACATCCCCGAGGCGAAGCACTTCTCCCCGCCGCTGACCACGATCCGGCAGGACTTCGCCTGGCTGGGCGCCCACGCGATCGACGTACTGGTGTCGCAGATCGAGGGAGACGAGCCGTCCGGGTCGACGGACTACCCCGTCCCCGAGCTCGTCGTGCGTGCGAGCACCGCTCCGCCGCGCGCCCAGGCCTGA